From Candidatus Peregrinibacteria bacterium, one genomic window encodes:
- a CDS encoding ferritin-like domain-containing protein has product MSTTKESFIAELNKALEWEYAAAIQYVQHAAMITGDEYDAITKELIVHSNEEMTHAVMVSNIITDLKGVPTIDVEKREVSADSKTMLEQDLAGEELAISLYKKLIQSTDELKEYGIRRVLEDILLQEEEHRRDLLNSLGK; this is encoded by the coding sequence ATGAGTACTACGAAAGAAAGTTTTATTGCCGAGCTCAATAAAGCTCTGGAATGGGAATACGCCGCCGCGATTCAATACGTTCAACATGCTGCCATGATTACCGGTGATGAATATGACGCTATCACAAAAGAACTCATTGTTCATTCGAATGAAGAAATGACGCACGCGGTGATGGTTTCGAATATCATTACTGATCTTAAAGGCGTTCCAACAATTGATGTGGAGAAGCGGGAAGTGTCTGCAGATTCAAAGACAATGCTCGAACAAGATCTTGCAGGGGAAGAACTCGCAATTAGTTTGTATAAAAAACTTATTCAATCTACTGATGAGTTAAAAGAATATGGCATTCGAAGAGTACTCGAAGATATCCTCCTGCAGGAAGAAGAACATCGCAGGGATCTTCTCAATTCCTTGGGGAAATAG
- a CDS encoding KH domain-containing protein → METLQRTILVKETLSELLRSLNIPVRKIIVEESEDGVVRANVETDSAPLLIGSHGQTLEALQIILKHLLWKNKFDEMGRVVIDVNDYKLKREEKILEVAEAKAESVRATNIPQYMPPLSPYLRRLVHMHLAQERFADIETESVGEEGMRKIQIKKRGTSSLSLEGAGV, encoded by the coding sequence ATGGAAACACTCCAAAGAACCATTCTCGTAAAAGAAACATTAAGTGAACTTTTGAGAAGCCTCAATATTCCTGTTCGCAAAATTATTGTGGAGGAATCAGAAGATGGAGTTGTTCGGGCGAATGTAGAAACGGACAGCGCGCCGCTTCTTATCGGTTCTCATGGACAAACTCTCGAGGCACTTCAAATTATCCTGAAGCATCTCCTCTGGAAAAATAAGTTTGATGAAATGGGAAGAGTCGTGATTGATGTGAATGATTATAAACTCAAGAGAGAGGAGAAAATTTTGGAAGTTGCGGAAGCGAAAGCAGAATCTGTTCGCGCGACGAATATTCCACAATACATGCCGCCTCTTTCTCCGTATTTAAGACGTCTGGTTCATATGCATCTCGCACAAGAACGATTTGCGGATATTGAAACTGAAAGTGTGGGAGAAGAGGGAATGAGGAAAATTCAGATCAAAAAGCGGGGAACATCGAGTTTAAGTTTGGAAGGAGCGGGAGTCTAG
- a CDS encoding Fic family protein translates to MQKRIFLLLKYSNNMGEHSRYNVGNEEGNGVLKNKLNITDPQIIQDTETLLLSDTYEEFFRLLKSGKLIFNLKLLFKIHKYFLSTLYVWAGKIRSVEISKEGILFCASSHIEKELKKLEVIIKNNLPLQKENKRSIGRKLAIIHCEFNAIHPFREGNGRTVRLFLDLLAVNHGFSLIDYNKSSEKEYINACIGGMSQSYSQMEKIIYRGI, encoded by the coding sequence GTGCAAAAAAGAATATTTTTGCTATTAAAATACTCAAACAACATGGGCGAGCATTCTCGATATAATGTTGGCAATGAAGAAGGCAATGGAGTTTTAAAAAATAAGTTAAATATTACAGATCCGCAAATAATCCAAGATACTGAGACATTACTTCTTTCAGATACTTATGAAGAATTTTTTAGGCTACTAAAATCAGGAAAGCTTATTTTTAATTTAAAACTGCTTTTTAAAATTCATAAGTATTTTCTGAGTACACTTTATGTTTGGGCTGGAAAAATCAGGTCAGTTGAAATTTCCAAGGAGGGTATTCTTTTTTGTGCAAGTTCGCACATCGAGAAAGAACTTAAAAAATTGGAAGTAATTATCAAAAATAATCTTCCTCTTCAAAAAGAAAATAAGCGAAGCATTGGGCGAAAACTGGCTATTATTCATTGTGAATTCAACGCAATCCATCCGTTTAGAGAGGGTAATGGCAGAACAGTGCGTTTGTTTCTTGATTTGCTCGCCGTAAACCATGGTTTTAGTTTGATAGATTACAATAAGAGTTCCGAAAAAGAATACATAAATGCATGTATTGGTGGGATGAGTCAAAGTTATTCTCAAATGGAAAAAATTATTTATAGGGGAATTTAA
- a CDS encoding GNAT family N-acetyltransferase → MNTPYNIRRLKKGEEHEMQKLIKTVFSKFVAPGFSQEGIAEFLKVITPESIRDRLKKGNRIIFVTEEEKTKKIIGAIEIRDFNHISLFFIHSKFQKKGIGKTLLKKCIDICKKKNANLTKITVHASPNAVAAYEKFGFQKIGKGGIREKNNIRFMKMKFVLKRSPGNVTFTRMQLKKFTKKA, encoded by the coding sequence GTGAACACACCTTACAACATCAGGCGACTCAAAAAAGGTGAAGAACATGAAATGCAGAAACTCATAAAAACTGTTTTTTCGAAATTTGTTGCGCCCGGATTTTCACAGGAAGGAATTGCTGAATTTTTGAAAGTTATTACGCCGGAATCAATAAGAGATCGACTCAAAAAAGGAAATCGGATTATTTTTGTTACAGAAGAAGAAAAAACGAAAAAAATAATTGGTGCTATTGAAATACGCGACTTTAATCATATCTCTCTCTTTTTCATTCATTCGAAATTTCAAAAAAAAGGAATTGGAAAAACGTTACTGAAAAAATGTATTGATATTTGCAAAAAGAAAAATGCGAATCTCACAAAAATTACGGTTCACGCCTCTCCAAATGCAGTAGCGGCCTACGAAAAGTTCGGATTCCAAAAAATCGGAAAAGGGGGAATTCGAGAAAAGAACAATATTCGATTTATGAAGATGAAGTTTGTCTTGAAGAGATCGCCCGGAAACGTGACTTTCACAAGAATGCAACTAAAAAAATTTACGAAAAAAGCGTGA
- the folE gene encoding GTP cyclohydrolase I FolE has translation MDTKKIELATKMLLEAIGEDVSREGLKNTPRRVAKFWEKACAGYTQDEKDMVTFFDGENYDEMILCRNIEFHSLCEHHLLPILGKAHVAYIPKEKIIGLSKLPRIVEMFARRLQNQERLTSQIADTIEKLLQPKGVAVVISAKHLCVSSRGVEKQNAIMETSAVRGLFKKDPRTRAEFFEMIRG, from the coding sequence ATGGATACGAAAAAAATTGAATTGGCGACCAAAATGCTTCTCGAAGCAATTGGAGAAGACGTTTCCCGAGAAGGGCTCAAAAACACGCCTCGGCGTGTAGCGAAGTTTTGGGAAAAAGCATGCGCTGGATATACGCAAGATGAAAAAGATATGGTGACGTTTTTTGATGGAGAAAATTACGACGAGATGATTCTCTGCCGAAATATTGAGTTCCATTCCCTTTGTGAACACCATTTGCTTCCGATTCTTGGAAAAGCGCATGTGGCCTATATTCCGAAAGAAAAAATTATTGGGCTTTCAAAACTCCCGAGAATTGTGGAAATGTTTGCAAGAAGGCTTCAAAATCAAGAACGTCTTACTTCGCAAATCGCTGACACCATCGAAAAACTGTTGCAGCCGAAAGGTGTAGCAGTAGTTATTTCTGCAAAGCATCTCTGTGTTTCATCTCGCGGCGTGGAAAAACAAAATGCAATAATGGAAACTTCTGCTGTCCGCGGACTTTTCAAAAAAGATCCTCGAACTCGAGCTGAGTTTTTTGAGATGATACGGGGATAG